AATCAGTATGTTATTTAACACGTATTAAAAATCTATTATAAAAGCAATTAACTACAATTAAAAATCAGGCTACATCATTTCTAAAAATAATAGATTATACAACAATTATAACTAGGCCTAGACTTACAACTTAGTTATATATTAAGTATTATTATTTCAATAATAAATATGGATATTATCCTTAAATTATCATAAGTTATAGCTTTCAGATTTAGTTTCAAAATTTTAAATATTAAGATGAAGTACAAAAAAATACAATAATGATTAGTTTAAAATTTAAAAATTAATAAATATATTTAGATAATAATGTAGGCTATCACCTTGTTGAGTATAAAATGTGACACATTTAAAGGTTAGATATAAAGCCTAATTTATATACATTGTTATAAAAGGGGGATAAAGTATGAAACAGTTTAGGAAAAGAATGCTATCAAATAGTTTAGTGATGGCATTAGTATTAAGCAGTTTAACTTCGACAATAAGCATTAATGCTCTTGAAAATGATAAGGAGATGTTTAATGATACTAAAGGACATTGGGGAGAAAGTATCATAGGAGAATTTGCTAAGCATGGATATATTAAAGGCTATGGTGATAATTTATTCAAACCTAATAGCACAATAACAAGGGCTGAGTTTATAAAAATAATTAATAGTGTTTTTGAATTTATAGATAAGGAAGATGAAAAATTTTCAGATGTAAATAAAAGCGACTGGTTTTATCATGAGGTACAAAAAGCTGTTAAAGCTGGATATATAGATGGGTACAAAGAAAATTCTACATATAAATTTAAGCCTAATGATAAGATAAGTAGAGAAGAGGCATGTAAAATAGTGTCTGTAGTATTAAAGCACAACGATAATGGTAGAACTAAGTTTAAAGACGATAAACAAATCCAAGAGTGGGCAATTAAATATGTAAAAGGTTTAACAGATATTGGTATTATAAATGGATTTGAAGATAATACATTTAGACCAAAAGAATATATAACAAGAGCTGAAAGTGTTAAAATAATTCATGAAGCTAAGATAAAATACACAAAAAAATTAAATATACCGTCAGGAAATAAACATAATAACTCAAATAGTAGCAATACTGAAAAACCACCAATAACACAGGGAAATTCGATTATAAATGAAGAAAGAAGTAAATTAGTAGATGTAGAAGGAACTGGATATGCAGTAGTATATCTAGAAAAAGGAGATATAAATAGTAGTGAATTTAATTTAAATGGAAATAAAATAAATCCTAAATCTGTTAACACAGAAGGTACTATAGTAAAGTTTGAAGTCAATCCAAAAGAAGTAATAAATATAAAAATTATTCAGAAAAAAGAATCTAAAAATATTACAGATAATATTACACTAAATAAAAATGGAGAGAAATTTACAAAACTAATAAATAATGAATCACCATCTAAAGTATTAGTATCAGGTCCAATCAGCGTATTTGATTACCATAAAACAAATTATGATGAAAATGGTAATGTTAGAATTAATCCACAAAAAACAACTTTTAATTTAAAATCAAAAGACTACACAAATAATAATGTACCAAAATTAACTTCACAAAAATCTAAATTGGGTGAAGATATAGTAATAAATTATGATGTAAATCATAAAAATTCAAAGGACTGGAAAGAAAGTATTTATAGTGTGGAAAAGGTTTATCTAGATAATAAGAAAACGGAAAAATTAAGATACTCTTTAGAAGATGGCAAAATAGTTATAAAGTCAGAATCAACAGCCATTAATGGAAGAAATGGAGAACATATTATAAAAGTAAAGTCTAAAGGATACGATGATATAAAAACAAAAATTGAGATAGTTAAAGATGCTGGCCAAATTAACTTATCACCAAACTATAATTATATAGCTCATAGTGACTTATTATTTGAACTAGAAAATTTTGATTATGCAGTACAAAACCCAATATATGAAGTTCTACTAGATGGACAAAAGTTAATGGGTGATTGCAAAGAATATCATATAGTATCAAATTTAATAACATTAGAAAATGATTGCAAATCAAAACTAACACCAGGTCAACACACAATAACAGTAAAGGCTCATGGATATGAAGACTTTACAAGAACATTCTATTTAGAAGATACAAATAATAAAAAACAGATATTAAAATTAAATAAGAACGTCAAAAAACTAGACGCAGTTGCTACAGCTAGTATGGGTGGAGGAAGTTCTGAAGGAGGATCAGCTGGTGGTAAAGTTATGAGAGCTAATTTAGTATATGATTTTGATTTATTGTCTAATGCTATGATACTTGAAAAAATAGGTGAAGAAACTAAAGAATCAAAAGCTGTACTATCGTGGTGGTCACAAATGACAAAGGATGCAATACTTACGCCTGAATCTAATAAAGTAATTGATTATAAGAATTACAAAAATTCGCTTAACGAAGCTAAGATAAATGGAAAATATATAACATTTAAAGAATACTATGATAGCAAAAAAGAAAGTGACTATAAAAATGCACCATATAATATAAAATACGTATTGGAAGATGGATTATTAGGAGAAATTCAACCATATAGCCAGGAAAATTTAAAACTTACATCTAAATCATATGTA
Above is a genomic segment from Romboutsia lituseburensis containing:
- a CDS encoding hemoblobin-interacting domain-containing protein; the protein is MKQFRKRMLSNSLVMALVLSSLTSTISINALENDKEMFNDTKGHWGESIIGEFAKHGYIKGYGDNLFKPNSTITRAEFIKIINSVFEFIDKEDEKFSDVNKSDWFYHEVQKAVKAGYIDGYKENSTYKFKPNDKISREEACKIVSVVLKHNDNGRTKFKDDKQIQEWAIKYVKGLTDIGIINGFEDNTFRPKEYITRAESVKIIHEAKIKYTKKLNIPSGNKHNNSNSSNTEKPPITQGNSIINEERSKLVDVEGTGYAVVYLEKGDINSSEFNLNGNKINPKSVNTEGTIVKFEVNPKEVINIKIIQKKESKNITDNITLNKNGEKFTKLINNESPSKVLVSGPISVFDYHKTNYDENGNVRINPQKTTFNLKSKDYTNNNVPKLTSQKSKLGEDIVINYDVNHKNSKDWKESIYSVEKVYLDNKKTEKLRYSLEDGKIVIKSESTAINGRNGEHIIKVKSKGYDDIKTKIEIVKDAGQINLSPNYNYIAHSDLLFELENFDYAVQNPIYEVLLDGQKLMGDCKEYHIVSNLITLENDCKSKLTPGQHTITVKAHGYEDFTRTFYLEDTNNKKQILKLNKNVKKLDAVATASMGGGSSEGGSAGGKVMRANLVYDFDLLSNAMILEKIGEETKESKAVLSWWSQMTKDAILTPESNKVIDYKNYKNSLNEAKINGKYITFKEYYDSKKESDYKNAPYNIKYVLEDGLLGEIQPYSQENLKLTSKSYVEKVDNNIIITFDGESKEYISNISKISIGDYNLISKDKYDIVDNKIIIKDTTNFESGINKIKITANGYKDNTLELEMFKENSQIQLKRDINENIIISLDKDFKQKVKGISLNGKNLLSDTQSGANSGDYYYNEDEIVLKSKLFENIDSQYTAIITSQGYKDVIETFIPSKLEKGEAKLKKVPSYVILNKDNTYKVSSKIIIDVEDVFNGDYRKNIKEVNVNGKKVDFKNCKDKLYSIEIDGENFNQVGSYDIVLKSNSYEAFNTNIQVQNDESSSNEETPLLENKVNIDYNSFSKKYSFNSIDYSWRDNIISVTINNVEVKKATQYFANDGYRNNYSNGIEILSELKNSDEVVIKSNGYTDYKTTIN